A stretch of the Streptomyces venezuelae genome encodes the following:
- a CDS encoding tryptophan dimethylallyltransferase family protein yields MGLSGADSVAYAQTLLTVLGPAAGRPLSLAPEPSFLSDDHTPVEFSLAFVPDADPTLRVLLEPGYGAGSLAENGRVGLRVIREMAQRWGFGTARLDELEDLFFPAEPEGPLALWCALELLPGGVPRAKVYLNPAASGQERSAETVREALRRLGHDRAFAALPEADRPLFFALDLGDWEEPRVKVYLVHQDLSATEAAGLSRVTGGPGRSEIKRFFRTAAGHDADGIAYPDVPLDRRPGLSCHAFTESRTGRPSGFTLHIPVRDYARHDGEALDRAVAVLRRHGMDPAPLRRALSAATSRRLQDGVGLIAYLGLVHQQGRPPRMNAYISSEAYQVRPPLAQAVPGRLG; encoded by the coding sequence GTGGGGTTGAGCGGGGCCGACTCCGTGGCGTACGCACAGACGCTGCTCACCGTGCTGGGCCCCGCCGCCGGCCGGCCGCTCTCCCTGGCACCCGAGCCCTCCTTCCTCTCCGACGACCACACGCCGGTGGAGTTCTCCCTCGCCTTCGTCCCGGATGCGGACCCGACGCTGCGGGTGCTGCTGGAGCCCGGGTACGGGGCCGGCAGCCTGGCGGAGAACGGGCGCGTCGGGCTGAGGGTCATCCGCGAGATGGCGCAGCGGTGGGGGTTCGGCACGGCGCGGCTGGACGAGCTCGAAGACCTGTTCTTCCCCGCCGAGCCCGAGGGCCCGCTGGCGCTGTGGTGCGCGCTGGAGCTGCTCCCCGGCGGAGTGCCCAGGGCCAAGGTGTACCTGAACCCCGCGGCCTCCGGGCAGGAACGTTCCGCCGAAACGGTGCGCGAGGCACTGCGACGACTCGGCCACGACCGGGCCTTCGCCGCACTGCCCGAGGCCGACCGCCCGCTGTTCTTCGCCCTGGACCTGGGCGACTGGGAAGAACCCCGGGTGAAGGTCTACCTCGTCCACCAGGACCTGTCGGCAACGGAGGCGGCCGGACTGTCCCGGGTGACGGGCGGCCCGGGGCGGTCGGAGATCAAGCGGTTCTTCCGCACGGCGGCCGGGCACGACGCCGACGGCATCGCCTACCCGGACGTCCCGCTCGACCGGCGGCCGGGCCTCAGCTGCCACGCCTTCACCGAGAGCCGGACCGGCCGGCCCAGCGGGTTCACCCTGCACATTCCGGTACGCGACTACGCCCGGCACGACGGGGAGGCCCTCGACCGGGCGGTGGCCGTGCTCCGCCGCCACGGCATGGACCCCGCCCCGCTCCGGCGCGCCCTGTCCGCCGCCACCTCGCGCCGGCTCCAGGACGGCGTCGGGCTCATCGCGTATCTGGGGCTGGTCCACCAGCAGGGCCGGCCGCCGCGGATGAACGCGTACATCTCCTCGGAGGCGTACCAGGTGCGTCCGCCGCTGGCCCAGGCCGTCCCCGGCCGCCTGGGCTGA
- a CDS encoding cytochrome P450 codes for MHVQPTAPVPPPGCPAHDAGGRVPLYGPEFAADPQAYYTYLRHYGPTAPVEIAPGVDATLVTDYTTALQLLQDSGSFRKDARRWRDLNEGRISPDNPVVPALAYRPNSMFSDGAEHLRLRQAITDSMARVDARKLSQSTEQVSDYLISQFGARGSADLLGDYARQLPLFVFNELFGCPADIGDRVLFGITGMFDGVNAERAVEVLFGAVGELVALKRARPGEDVTSWLMQHQANLTDEEMVHQVALLLGAGTDPLGNLIGNTLHRLLTHDRYADGGGLIDEALDDTLWDNPPMANYAAHYPAADMEFAGQQFRAGDLVLVSFAAANAGPKLSAARQGGNNRSHLAWSAGPHACPSKEPARQITVTAIENLLNQLPDVELSVPEESLVWRPGPFNRGLTALPARFTAVESVRRPGAQAHSEAPARSQESGAGRKRERGGMWSQFLNWLAK; via the coding sequence ATGCACGTTCAACCCACCGCCCCCGTTCCCCCACCCGGGTGCCCTGCCCATGACGCCGGCGGCCGGGTGCCCCTGTACGGGCCGGAGTTCGCGGCCGACCCGCAGGCGTACTACACCTATCTGCGCCACTACGGCCCGACCGCACCCGTGGAGATCGCGCCGGGGGTGGATGCCACCCTCGTCACCGATTACACGACGGCGCTGCAACTCCTGCAGGACTCCGGCTCCTTTCGCAAGGACGCGCGCCGCTGGCGCGACCTCAACGAAGGCCGGATCAGCCCCGACAATCCGGTGGTGCCCGCGCTGGCCTACCGGCCCAACAGCATGTTCAGCGACGGTGCCGAACACCTGAGGCTGCGCCAGGCGATCACGGACAGCATGGCCCGCGTCGATGCGCGCAAGCTGAGCCAGAGCACCGAGCAGGTTTCCGACTATCTGATATCCCAGTTCGGTGCGCGCGGCTCCGCCGACCTGCTCGGCGACTACGCCAGGCAGCTGCCGCTCTTCGTGTTCAACGAACTCTTCGGCTGCCCCGCCGACATCGGCGACCGGGTGCTGTTCGGCATCACCGGCATGTTCGACGGCGTCAACGCCGAGCGGGCGGTCGAGGTCCTGTTCGGCGCCGTCGGCGAACTGGTGGCGCTCAAGCGTGCCCGGCCGGGCGAGGACGTCACCTCCTGGCTGATGCAGCACCAGGCGAACCTGACGGACGAGGAGATGGTCCACCAGGTGGCCCTGCTGCTGGGCGCGGGCACCGATCCGCTCGGCAACCTGATCGGCAACACCCTGCACCGGCTGCTCACCCACGACCGGTACGCCGACGGCGGCGGCCTGATCGACGAGGCCCTCGACGACACGCTGTGGGACAACCCGCCCATGGCCAACTATGCGGCGCACTACCCGGCCGCCGACATGGAGTTCGCCGGACAGCAGTTCCGGGCGGGCGATCTCGTGCTGGTCAGTTTCGCCGCCGCCAACGCGGGACCGAAGCTGTCCGCGGCCCGCCAGGGCGGCAACAACCGGTCACACCTGGCATGGAGCGCGGGCCCGCACGCCTGCCCGTCGAAGGAGCCGGCCCGGCAGATCACCGTCACCGCCATCGAGAACCTGCTCAACCAGCTTCCCGATGTCGAACTGTCGGTGCCGGAGGAGAGCCTGGTCTGGCGGCCGGGCCCGTTCAACCGCGGCCTCACCGCGCTGCCCGCCCGGTTCACCGCTGTCGAGTCCGTGCGCCGGCCCGGCGCGCAGGCACATTCCGAGGCGCCTGCGCGATCGCAGGAGTCCGGGGCGGGCCGCAAGCGCGAACGCGGCGGAATGTGGAGCCAGTTCCTCAACTGGCTGGCGAAGTGA
- a CDS encoding GTP-binding protein yields MDSAPSLGEQAYVRGGATQTAVKILVVGHFAVGKTTFIGAISEIPPLKTEETMTRAGESFDDLKGVRSKTTTTVAMDFGRLTISDRVVLYLFGTPGQQRFVQMWEDMARGALGALVLVDPERLADSFAVIDLIEQYGLDYAVAVNHFDGTPDRAERALREALDLLDDTPIVTCDARDEKSSADALITLVRHLLYRAH; encoded by the coding sequence ATGGACTCCGCGCCAAGTTTGGGTGAGCAGGCGTACGTCCGCGGCGGGGCGACCCAGACCGCCGTGAAGATCCTCGTCGTCGGGCACTTCGCCGTGGGCAAGACCACCTTCATCGGTGCGATATCGGAGATCCCTCCGCTGAAGACCGAGGAGACGATGACTCGCGCCGGCGAGTCCTTCGACGACCTCAAGGGGGTCCGGAGCAAGACCACCACCACGGTGGCCATGGACTTCGGCCGCCTGACCATCAGCGACCGGGTCGTGCTGTACCTGTTCGGCACGCCCGGTCAGCAGCGCTTTGTGCAGATGTGGGAGGACATGGCGCGCGGCGCGCTCGGCGCGCTGGTGCTGGTCGACCCCGAGCGGCTGGCGGACTCCTTCGCCGTGATCGACCTGATCGAGCAGTACGGTCTGGACTACGCGGTCGCCGTCAACCACTTCGACGGCACGCCGGACCGCGCGGAGCGGGCGCTGCGCGAGGCCCTGGACCTCCTCGACGACACCCCCATCGTCACCTGCGATGCGCGCGACGAGAAGTCGTCCGCCGACGCGCTGATCACACTCGTCCGCCATCTGCTGTACCGCGCTCACTAG
- a CDS encoding DUF742 domain-containing protein: MTGFGELEPEAAELVRPYVITKGRGLPDEAQLSLITLVTAAGDQQQRPTQLSPEEQGLLELCTAGYLSVAEIAGHTHLPMGVVKILLSALTEGGYLITRPPVQRATLTDRDILEEVLNGLRAKFG, from the coding sequence ATGACCGGCTTCGGTGAACTGGAGCCCGAGGCCGCGGAATTAGTACGTCCGTATGTCATCACCAAGGGGCGCGGCCTGCCCGACGAGGCGCAGCTGTCCCTGATCACCCTGGTCACCGCGGCAGGCGACCAGCAGCAGCGGCCGACCCAGCTGTCTCCCGAGGAGCAGGGTCTGCTGGAGCTGTGCACCGCCGGCTACCTCTCGGTCGCCGAGATCGCCGGGCACACGCACCTGCCCATGGGTGTGGTGAAGATCCTCCTCTCCGCCCTCACCGAAGGCGGCTATCTGATCACCCGCCCGCCCGTGCAGCGCGCCACGCTCACGGACCGAGACATTCTCGAGGAGGTACTGAATGGACTCCGCGCCAAGTTTGGGTGA
- a CDS encoding roadblock/LC7 domain-containing protein — MNDDLSWMLDSALEIPGALHAVLVSADGLLMARTKDFGKDNADTVAAAMSGVQSLSRSLGFFVDGGNLQWRQTLVEFDGGWVFLISAGKGAYLGVSASPDVDMQDITFRMQQLVSQLGKALTTPPRENLGIRS, encoded by the coding sequence GTGAACGACGATCTGTCATGGATGCTTGACAGCGCCTTGGAAATCCCCGGGGCGCTGCATGCGGTCCTGGTCTCCGCGGACGGTCTGCTGATGGCCCGGACGAAGGACTTCGGCAAGGACAACGCGGACACCGTCGCCGCCGCGATGAGCGGCGTGCAGTCGCTCAGCCGCTCGCTCGGGTTCTTCGTCGACGGCGGCAACCTGCAGTGGCGGCAGACCCTGGTCGAGTTCGACGGGGGCTGGGTCTTCCTGATCTCCGCCGGCAAGGGCGCCTACCTCGGCGTCTCCGCCTCGCCGGACGTGGACATGCAGGACATCACCTTCCGGATGCAGCAGCTCGTCAGCCAGCTGGGCAAGGCCCTGACGACACCGCCGCGCGAGAACCTCGGCATCCGCTCATGA
- a CDS encoding ATP-binding protein, translating to MTPYIQNPVLWVLLAAVIGAVAVIVRQYKANQAQLYEIEEIKALHTELENSFSKSVEAEKEQAQAATKTVLKSAMRTLQGLAAEQQSVISGLQRKYGESVILQDLLEIDHTNSQFGRRAQSIAVLCDGWLGRQREVASVYDVVRSAQGRIRHFRRVEILSQVDFGITSRAVEPVALTLAELLDNATSYSSPDTVVEINIRTVPKGICIVVDDAGVGMNDEERARAEKLLSTERVSGVSGLGSPPQFGFAVIGVLCERFGFEVSVDSSSPYGGVRAVLLLPHELLTGMPEKQAPAPAASAGPAVSATATADPRGPESAAATASTIDGLPQRRRKRPMVIVPGSTPDAPAATRSGAETAAIMGAFQRGTQSGRATRPEPADQSSSTRDASSEGHGVS from the coding sequence ATGACGCCTTACATACAGAACCCAGTGCTCTGGGTCCTCCTCGCCGCCGTCATCGGAGCAGTCGCCGTCATTGTTCGCCAGTACAAGGCGAACCAGGCCCAACTGTACGAGATCGAGGAGATCAAAGCCCTTCACACCGAGCTCGAGAACAGCTTCTCGAAATCGGTCGAGGCCGAGAAGGAGCAAGCCCAGGCTGCGACGAAAACGGTCCTCAAGTCCGCGATGCGGACGCTTCAGGGTCTTGCCGCCGAGCAGCAGTCGGTCATCTCCGGACTGCAGCGCAAGTACGGCGAGTCCGTCATTCTCCAGGATCTCCTGGAGATCGACCACACGAACTCTCAGTTCGGACGCCGCGCCCAGTCCATCGCCGTGCTGTGCGACGGCTGGCTGGGCCGGCAGCGCGAGGTCGCCTCGGTTTACGACGTGGTCCGCAGTGCGCAGGGCAGGATCCGCCACTTCCGGCGAGTGGAAATCCTTTCGCAGGTCGATTTCGGCATCACCAGCCGGGCCGTCGAACCGGTGGCACTGACTCTTGCCGAGCTGCTCGACAATGCCACCAGCTATTCCAGCCCGGACACCGTGGTCGAAATCAATATCCGTACCGTGCCCAAGGGCATTTGCATTGTCGTCGACGATGCCGGTGTCGGAATGAACGACGAGGAGCGGGCCCGGGCCGAAAAGCTCCTGTCGACCGAGCGGGTCTCCGGGGTCTCCGGGCTCGGCAGTCCCCCGCAGTTCGGTTTCGCGGTGATCGGCGTGCTCTGCGAGCGCTTCGGTTTCGAGGTGTCCGTGGACTCCAGCTCGCCGTACGGAGGTGTCCGCGCGGTGCTCCTCCTGCCGCACGAGCTCCTCACCGGCATGCCGGAGAAGCAGGCCCCCGCGCCGGCCGCCTCCGCCGGCCCCGCGGTCTCCGCCACCGCCACCGCGGACCCCCGCGGCCCGGAATCCGCGGCGGCCACCGCCTCCACCATCGACGGCCTGCCGCAGCGTCGCCGCAAGCGGCCGATGGTCATCGTGCCCGGCAGCACGCCGGACGCTCCCGCCGCCACGCGCTCCGGCGCGGAAACCGCGGCGATCATGGGCGCCTTCCAGCGGGGCACGCAGTCCGGACGGGCCACCCGGCCGGAGCCGGCGGACCAGTCGAGCAGCACACGTGATGCAAGCAGCGAAGGGCATGGGGTCTCGTGA
- the recQ gene encoding DNA helicase RecQ — MALSDASPQISDALQVLHRVFGYDSFRGEQQQIIEQVVGGGDALVLMPTGGGKSLCYQIPALVREGTGVVISPLIALMQDQVDALTALGVRAGFLNSTQDPYQRQAVEQAFLADELDLLYLAPERLRTEGTQRLLDRGRVSLFAIDEAHCVAQWGHDFRPDYLALSMLHERWPKVPRIALTATATEATHAEIAARLGLQEARHFVASFDRPNIQYRIAPKNNPLKQLLELIRSEHDGDAGVVYCLSRSSVEKTAAFLVEQGIDAVAYHAGMDARTRAANQARFLREDGVVVVATIAFGMGIDKPDVRFVAHLDLPKSVEGYYQETGRAGRDGEPATAWLAYGLQDVVQQRKLIEGSEGDEAHRRSLAMHLDAMLALCETVDCRRVGLLAYFGQPGEPCGNCDTCLTPAESWDATVAAQKLLSTVWRLARERRQKFGAGQIIDILQGKKTAKVIQFDHDALSVFGVGADLSTAEWRGVVRQLLALRLLAVEGDYGTLVLTDGSGEVLGGRRSVTMRKETAAAGPSRKESGSRRTGKGARVPVDLPAAAVPVFEALRGWRAATAREQGVPAYVVFHDATLREIATRLPATVEELGTIGGVGEAKLAKYAEGVLATLAEPHATVPGPAAAPPSESAPPASAPPASAAPAPAAPYEDEEPPFDPEEIDPPWDDWE; from the coding sequence ATGGCCCTTTCGGACGCGTCCCCCCAGATCTCCGATGCTCTGCAGGTGCTCCACCGCGTCTTCGGATACGACTCCTTCCGCGGTGAGCAGCAGCAGATCATCGAGCAGGTCGTGGGCGGCGGCGACGCCCTCGTACTGATGCCGACCGGCGGCGGCAAATCGCTCTGCTACCAGATCCCGGCGCTGGTCAGAGAAGGTACGGGCGTGGTGATCTCACCGCTCATCGCGCTGATGCAGGACCAGGTGGACGCCCTGACCGCCCTCGGCGTACGGGCCGGCTTCCTGAACTCCACCCAGGACCCGTACCAGCGGCAGGCCGTCGAGCAGGCCTTCCTCGCCGACGAGCTGGACCTGCTCTACCTGGCGCCCGAGCGGCTGCGCACCGAGGGCACCCAGCGGCTGCTCGACCGGGGCAGGGTGTCGCTCTTCGCGATCGACGAGGCGCACTGCGTCGCCCAGTGGGGCCACGACTTCCGGCCCGACTACCTGGCGCTCTCCATGCTGCACGAGCGCTGGCCGAAGGTGCCGCGGATCGCGCTGACCGCGACGGCCACCGAGGCCACCCACGCCGAGATCGCGGCGCGGCTGGGCCTGCAGGAGGCCCGGCACTTCGTCGCCAGCTTCGACCGGCCGAACATCCAGTACCGCATTGCGCCGAAGAACAACCCGCTCAAGCAGCTGCTGGAACTGATCCGGAGCGAGCACGACGGGGACGCCGGAGTCGTGTACTGCCTCTCCCGGTCCTCGGTGGAGAAGACCGCGGCCTTCCTGGTGGAGCAGGGCATCGACGCCGTGGCGTACCACGCCGGCATGGACGCCCGGACGCGCGCCGCCAACCAGGCCCGCTTCCTGCGCGAGGACGGGGTCGTGGTGGTGGCCACGATCGCCTTCGGCATGGGCATCGACAAGCCGGACGTGCGCTTCGTGGCCCACCTCGACCTGCCGAAGTCGGTCGAGGGCTACTACCAGGAGACCGGCCGGGCGGGCCGCGACGGCGAACCGGCCACCGCCTGGCTGGCGTACGGCCTGCAGGACGTGGTCCAGCAGCGCAAGCTCATCGAGGGCTCCGAGGGCGACGAGGCGCACCGCCGCTCCCTGGCCATGCACCTGGACGCGATGCTCGCGCTCTGCGAGACGGTCGACTGCCGCCGGGTGGGGCTGCTGGCGTACTTCGGACAGCCGGGCGAGCCGTGCGGCAACTGCGACACCTGTCTGACCCCGGCCGAGTCCTGGGACGCCACGGTGGCGGCGCAGAAGCTGCTGTCCACGGTGTGGCGGCTGGCGAGGGAACGGCGCCAGAAGTTCGGTGCCGGCCAGATCATCGACATCCTGCAGGGCAAGAAGACGGCCAAGGTCATCCAGTTCGACCACGACGCCCTCTCGGTGTTCGGCGTCGGAGCGGACCTGAGCACGGCGGAGTGGCGGGGGGTCGTGCGCCAGCTGCTGGCCCTGCGGCTGCTGGCCGTGGAGGGCGACTACGGGACGCTGGTGCTGACGGACGGCAGCGGTGAGGTGCTGGGCGGGCGCCGCAGCGTCACCATGCGGAAGGAGACCGCGGCGGCCGGCCCCTCCCGCAAGGAGTCCGGCTCGCGTCGCACCGGGAAGGGAGCCCGGGTGCCGGTCGACCTTCCGGCGGCTGCCGTGCCGGTCTTCGAGGCGCTGCGCGGCTGGCGGGCCGCGACGGCCCGGGAGCAGGGCGTACCGGCGTACGTGGTCTTCCACGATGCGACGCTGCGGGAGATCGCGACGCGGCTCCCGGCCACCGTCGAGGAGCTGGGCACGATCGGCGGGGTCGGCGAGGCCAAGCTGGCCAAGTACGCCGAAGGCGTGCTCGCCACCCTGGCCGAGCCCCACGCCACCGTGCCCGGCCCCGCCGCCGCGCCCCCGTCCGAGTCGGCCCCGCCGGCCTCGGCCCCGCCGGCCTCGGCCGCGCCGGCACCGGCCGCGCCGTACGAGGACGAGGAACCGCCCTTCGACCCGGAGGAGATCGACCCGCCCTGGGACGACTGGGAGTAG
- a CDS encoding DJ-1/PfpI family protein, whose amino-acid sequence MAELNRRGALMSAAGAGAALVTGIPAASASSPGPSPAAPAAAPATASAAAPRERSAHDPLRVHIVLFDGVEELDVFGPLEVFAAAAVLGHPVRTLLVTSGRPGRITASFGTDVAVPGAWDPGAADVIVVPGGGFKNRQGPGVWAEIRKGVLTRELRRAARPSLTLFGVCTGAVVLHAAGLIGDRPCTTHHRAQQYLKDQGADVRTARVVDDGNLVCAGGISSGIDGALWMLEREIGSAAATGVETLMECERRGTVLRTARTARERH is encoded by the coding sequence ATGGCGGAGCTGAACCGGCGGGGCGCACTGATGTCGGCGGCGGGCGCGGGAGCCGCGCTCGTCACGGGGATCCCGGCGGCCTCGGCTTCGTCCCCGGGCCCGTCCCCGGCTGCACCGGCAGCCGCGCCGGCAACCGCCTCGGCCGCCGCACCGCGCGAGCGGTCCGCGCACGATCCGCTCCGGGTGCACATCGTCCTGTTCGACGGTGTGGAGGAACTGGACGTGTTCGGCCCACTGGAGGTGTTCGCGGCGGCGGCTGTCCTGGGGCATCCCGTCCGCACCCTGCTCGTCACCAGCGGCAGGCCCGGCCGGATCACCGCGAGCTTCGGTACCGACGTCGCCGTACCGGGCGCCTGGGACCCCGGGGCGGCGGACGTGATCGTCGTCCCCGGCGGCGGCTTCAAGAACCGGCAGGGGCCGGGTGTCTGGGCCGAGATCCGGAAGGGCGTCCTGACCCGCGAGCTGCGCCGCGCCGCCCGCCCGTCCCTGACCCTGTTCGGCGTGTGCACCGGGGCGGTCGTCCTGCATGCGGCCGGCCTGATCGGCGACCGCCCCTGCACCACCCACCACCGGGCCCAGCAGTACCTGAAGGACCAGGGCGCCGATGTCCGCACCGCACGCGTGGTCGACGACGGCAACCTGGTGTGCGCGGGTGGCATCAGCTCCGGCATCGACGGGGCCCTGTGGATGCTGGAGCGGGAGATCGGCTCGGCGGCGGCCACCGGGGTGGAGACCCTGATGGAGTGCGAACGCCGGGGCACCGTGCTGCGGACGGCCCGGACGGCCCGCGAGCGCCACTGA
- a CDS encoding amidohydrolase family protein, which translates to MTERARIDVHHHVIPPDRSRAIADRAAALGWPVPAWDRQSAIAMMDRRSIATGILSYAAPLAAPDDPAGARASARAVNEFTAELVKDRPDRFGNFAVLPLPDVDGALAEAVHALDELGADGVTVMSNAYGRYLGDHEFEPLWAELDARAAVVLIHPTAPPGAMVPGLPSPLVDFPYDTARTALHLAVAGVPGRYPRLRMILPHAGGFLPYAAHRFAAAARLRPGTTPEDLLAELRSFWFDTAFCAGPASLPSLLAFAAPERILYGSDFPMVPEEWCGGFDDGLDRYPHWSDGQLRAIHRGNAELLFPRLAAT; encoded by the coding sequence ATGACCGAACGTGCACGCATCGACGTCCACCACCATGTGATCCCGCCCGACCGCAGCCGCGCCATCGCCGACCGAGCCGCCGCCCTCGGCTGGCCGGTACCCGCCTGGGACCGGCAGAGCGCGATCGCGATGATGGACCGCCGCTCGATCGCCACCGGCATCCTCTCCTACGCCGCCCCGCTCGCGGCCCCCGACGACCCCGCGGGGGCCCGCGCCTCGGCCCGGGCGGTGAACGAGTTCACCGCCGAGCTGGTCAAGGACCGGCCCGACCGGTTCGGGAACTTCGCCGTCCTCCCCCTGCCCGATGTGGACGGGGCGCTCGCCGAGGCCGTGCACGCCCTGGACGAGCTCGGCGCCGACGGGGTGACGGTGATGTCCAACGCGTACGGACGCTACCTCGGTGACCATGAGTTCGAGCCGCTCTGGGCCGAGCTGGACGCGCGGGCGGCGGTGGTCCTCATCCACCCCACCGCGCCGCCCGGGGCGATGGTTCCCGGCCTGCCCAGCCCGCTGGTGGACTTCCCGTACGACACCGCCCGCACCGCCCTGCACCTGGCCGTCGCCGGGGTCCCGGGCAGGTACCCCCGGCTGCGGATGATCCTTCCGCACGCGGGCGGCTTCCTGCCGTACGCCGCCCACCGCTTCGCGGCGGCTGCCCGGCTGCGCCCGGGGACCACCCCCGAGGACCTCCTCGCCGAACTGCGGAGCTTCTGGTTCGACACCGCGTTCTGTGCGGGCCCGGCCTCGCTGCCCTCGCTCCTCGCCTTCGCCGCGCCCGAACGCATCCTGTACGGCAGCGACTTCCCCATGGTGCCCGAGGAGTGGTGCGGCGGCTTCGACGACGGGCTGGACCGCTACCCGCACTGGTCGGACGGGCAGCTCCGGGCGATCCACCGGGGCAACGCCGAGTTGCTCTTCCCCCGTCTCGCGGCGACCTGA